The DNA sequence GGATCTGGATGAGGCCTGCCGTAATTATGTCACCGCCGCCACCACGGGTGTGCTCAAAGTGATGTCGAAGATGGGCATCGCCACGGTGTCGTCCTACCGTGGCGCGCAGCTCGCTGACGTCACCGGACTGCACCAGAACCTGCTGGATGACTACTTCGGGGGACTGGCCTCACCGATCTCTGGCATCGGTTTGGAGGAGGTCGCCGCCGATGTGGAGGCCCGCCACCGCAGTGCCTTCCTGCCCCGGCCCGAGGAACACGCCCACCGCGAACTCGACCTGGGTGGTGAGTACAAATGGCGCCGCGAAGGCGAATACCACCTGTTCAACCCCGAGACCATCTTCAAACTGCAGCACGCCACGCGCACCGGCCAGTACTCCATTTTCAAGGACTACACAGCCAAGGTGGACGGCCAATCTGAGCGTCTGGGCACCATCCGTGGCCTCTTCGAATTCAGCACCGACCGCCAGCCAATCCCGGTGGAGGAAGTGGAACCGGTCAGTGAGATCGTGCGGCGTTTTTCCACCGGTGCGATGTCCTATGGCTCCATCTCCGCCGAGGCGCATGAAGTCCTGGCTATCGCGATGAACCGCCTGGGTGGCATGTCCAATTCCGGCGAGGGCGGGGAGGACCCAGCCCGCTTCACCCCGGAACCCAATGGTGATTGGAAGCGCTCCGCCATCAAGCAGGTGGCTTCGGGCCGTTTCGGTGTGACCAGCCACTACCTGAATAACTGCACCGATATCCAGATCAAGATGGCCCAGGGTGCCAAGCCCGGTGAAGGCGGTCAGCTGCCTCCGGAGAAGGTCTATCCCTGGATCGCCGAGGTTCGCATCACCACCCCGGGCGTGGGTCTCATTTCCCCGCCACCGCACCACGACATCTACTCCATCGAGGATCTGGCCCAGCTCATTCATGATCTGAAAAACGCCAACCCACGAGCACGCATCCACGTGAAACTGGTGGCTGAGCAAGGCGTGGGTACCGTTGCCGCAGGTGTATCCAAGGCCCATGCCGACGTGGTGCTCATCTCCGGCCATGACGGCGGTACCGGTGCCTCCCCGCTGACCTCCCTCAAACACGCCGGCGGTCCGTGGGAGCTCGGCCTTGCAGAAACCCAACAGACGTTGCTGCTCAACGGTCTGCGCGACCGCATCCGGGTGCAATGCGATGGCCAGCTCAAAACCGGCCGTGATGTCATTATCGCTGCGCTCCTGGGCGCCGAGGAATTCGGTTTCGCCACCGCCCCGCTGGTGGTGGAGGGCTGCATCATGATGCGCGTCTGCCACCTGGACACCTGCCCCGTGGGCATCGCCACGCAGAACCCCGACCTGCGTGCGAAGTTCACCGGCAAGGCGGAGCACGTGGTCAACTTCTTCACCTTCCTCGCCGAAGAAGTCCGCGAATACCTCGCCCAGCTTGGTTTCCGCAGCATCGACGAGGCGGTCGGGCAATCCCAGGTCCTGCGCAAACGCACCGATATCCGTGCTGATTCCCGCGCTGCACACCTTGATCTCACACCGATCTTCCATAAGCCGGAGACCCCCCACTTTCCGGACCAGGACATCCGTTGCACCAGGTCCCAGGACCACAGCCTGGATGCAGCCCTGGACAACCAGTTCATCACCCAGGCCGCCGACACCATCGCGCGCGCCGCCGCCGGCGAGGACGCCCGCACCACACTGACTGCCACGGTCAGCAATGTTCACCGGTCGGTCGGGACCATGCTGGGCAACGCGCTCACCCAGGCTGCCGGGGCGCCCGGGCTTATCGACGACACCCTCACCCTCAACCTCACCGGCTGCGCAGGAAACTCCTTCGGAGCCTTCATTCCGGCAGGCATGACCATCAATCTCACCGGTGATGCCAATGACTTCGTGGGCAAGGGACTCTCCGGCGGGCGTATCATCATCCGCCCCTCTGCTCAGGCCCCGAAGCAACTGAAGAACAACCCGGACATCATCGCCGGCAACGTCATCGGTTATGGAGCCACCAGTGGTGAGATGTTCATCCGCGGTGAGGTCGGCGAGCGTTTCTGTGTCCGTAACTCCGGTGCCACCGCCGTGGTGGAGGGCATCGGCAACCACGGTTGTGAATACATGACCGGCGGACGCGTGGTGGTGCTTGGTCCAGTCGGTGAGAACTTCGGGGCAGGAATGTCCGGGGGCATCGCGTACCTGATGGATCAGCCTGATCTGGAGAAGAAGATCAATCGGGGACTGGTGGATGTGGAAAAGCTCAGTCCCGATGAGGCCCTCTGGGCCGACCGCCTGATCGCCCGGCACGCG is a window from the Corynebacterium faecale genome containing:
- the gltB gene encoding glutamate synthase large subunit; the protein is MQKQGLYNPAFEHDSCGVAFVADIHGRTSRRIVANALEALRRLDHRGAAGAEKTTGDGAGILMQIPDAFYRDIAPCDLPEPGQYATGIAFLPQARMAMLDAQKEITRIAEDEGATVLGWRSVPVDPRGLGQMAIDAMPSFSQIFLEVPGISGIDLDRVMFFIRKRCERELGTLGDRPTAYFPSLSARTVIYKGMLTTQQLENFFHDLQDPRMESAIAVVHSRFSTNTFPSWPLAHPYRLVAHNGEINTVRGNENWMRAREALINSQVLGSLDRVLPICSPGGSDTALFDEALELLHLGGYELPHAVAMMIPQPWEHSTSMNQELRDFYEYHSCLMEPWDGPAALAFTDGRYVGAVLDRNGLRPGRITITSDGLVVMASESGVLDVDEEDVVKRTRLVPGQMFLVDTASGRLIADDEIKRGLQASAPYGEWIRSNFVHLSGLPQTRYEYMPHQRVVLRQRVFGITGEDVDLLILPMARTGTEAIGSMGSDTPIAAISQRPRMLYDFFAQRFAQVTNPPLDSIREKPVTSMYTLLGAQSDVLNPGPEAARRIRLESPIIDNHELATLIHADDDGDWEHFGAAVISGLYPVAHHGAGMKAAIARVRREVSEAIRQGKSLIVLSDRESNEQLAPIPALLLTSAVHQYLVQQRTRTRCSLVVESGDAREVHHLAMLVGFGADAINPYMAFETIDELRLKGQLGELDLDEACRNYVTAATTGVLKVMSKMGIATVSSYRGAQLADVTGLHQNLLDDYFGGLASPISGIGLEEVAADVEARHRSAFLPRPEEHAHRELDLGGEYKWRREGEYHLFNPETIFKLQHATRTGQYSIFKDYTAKVDGQSERLGTIRGLFEFSTDRQPIPVEEVEPVSEIVRRFSTGAMSYGSISAEAHEVLAIAMNRLGGMSNSGEGGEDPARFTPEPNGDWKRSAIKQVASGRFGVTSHYLNNCTDIQIKMAQGAKPGEGGQLPPEKVYPWIAEVRITTPGVGLISPPPHHDIYSIEDLAQLIHDLKNANPRARIHVKLVAEQGVGTVAAGVSKAHADVVLISGHDGGTGASPLTSLKHAGGPWELGLAETQQTLLLNGLRDRIRVQCDGQLKTGRDVIIAALLGAEEFGFATAPLVVEGCIMMRVCHLDTCPVGIATQNPDLRAKFTGKAEHVVNFFTFLAEEVREYLAQLGFRSIDEAVGQSQVLRKRTDIRADSRAAHLDLTPIFHKPETPHFPDQDIRCTRSQDHSLDAALDNQFITQAADTIARAAAGEDARTTLTATVSNVHRSVGTMLGNALTQAAGAPGLIDDTLTLNLTGCAGNSFGAFIPAGMTINLTGDANDFVGKGLSGGRIIIRPSAQAPKQLKNNPDIIAGNVIGYGATSGEMFIRGEVGERFCVRNSGATAVVEGIGNHGCEYMTGGRVVVLGPVGENFGAGMSGGIAYLMDQPDLEKKINRGLVDVEKLSPDEALWADRLIARHAALTGSSTPVRAKDLVKVMPRDYKKVLLSALTMEEAH